The Saprospiraceae bacterium genome includes the window AATGGCGACTTGCGCCCCGCCTATTGCAGCCCTAAGTACAAGGTTCGCATTACCGAAAAATAGATTTATGCCCCAAGGCCTTTCCTTTTTACTTTGGTTCTCTGACAATTTTTGTGTTCTAGTCAGCTGAAAGCCTTGATCATCGCTCTTTATCAATCGCTTATGATCTTCGGTTTAACTGGACTTTTGACATTCGCTGTTTTGAAGGCGGAAGTCGGAAAGCGGAAAGACTCAGGAGCGCAATTTTCCGCCTTCCGCCTTCCCACTTCTAGCCAGGAAACAGAGAATTTCCAAAAGCGTCAAAAGTCCAAGTTTTAAGCTGACCACAAAAATTGTAAGAGAAGGTTTACTTTCAATGGTATATAAAAATGAGTCGGTCTCTAAATTTATATCATCATCATTACTTTATCTCATTGATATATCTCATTTTTATGCCTTCAAATAAAAAAGCATAGCATGTTACATAAACAGAACCCTGTAAAAACGGCAGCATGGGCCGCTTTAAACGCGCATTTTTCCCAGGTGAAATCCTTGGAAATGAAGTCCCTTTTTGACGCAGATAAAAAACGATTTGAGCGCTTTTCCTTGTCGTTTGAAGCAATGCTGGTCGATTTCTCCAAAAATAGAATGACCGAGGAGACCCTGGCGCTGCTTTTAAAGCTAGCAGCCGAAACCCAATTGGAGGAGAACATCGCCGCTATGTTTTCGGGGGATAAAATAAATGAAACTGAGGATAGAGCCGTCTTACATGTCGCCCTGCGCAATCGCTCGAATCGAAGCATTGAGGTAGATGGAGTGGATGTGATGCCTGCCGTAAACGCTGTATTGTCGCAAATGAAACAATTTTCTACTAAGCTTCTCTCTGGTGAGTGGAAAGGCTTTGCCGGGGATAAAATCACCGATATCGTTAACATTGGCATCGGAGGCTCCGACTTGGGAGCTGTCATGGTGACGGAGGCACTTAAACCCTATTGGCAAGAGGGCATCCAGGCTCATTTCGTGGCTAACGTAGATGGTACAGACATCGCAGAAACCCTAAAAGGCTTAAACCCCGCTACCACGCTTTTTATCATTAGTTCCAAAACCTTCACCACCCAGGAAACCATGACCAATGCCCATACGGCCAGGCAGTGGTTTTTGCAAAAGGCAGGCTCCGACCAGCATATCCCTCTTCATTTTGTGGCGGTTTCTACCAACCTCAAAGGCGTAAAAGACTTTGGCATTGCGACAGAAAACATGTTTGAATTTTGGGACTGGGTAGGCGGACGCTACTCGCTTAGTTCCGCTATTGGATTATCCATTGCCTGCACGATTGGGTACGAAAATTTCGAAGCCTTATTGGATGGTATGCACGCCATGGATGAGCATTTTCGCACCAGTCCAATGGAAAAAAACATTCCCGTTATTTTAGCCCTCATCGGCATCTGGTATAACAATTTTTTTGGCGCCGAAACCGAAGCCATTCTGCCTTATGACCAATATTTGCACCGTTTTCCTGCCTATTTCCAACAAGGAAACATGGAGAGCAATGGAAAATACGTGGATCGAAATGGTCAAAAGGTTACCTACCAAACCGGCCCGATTATCTGGGGTGAACCGGGAACGAATGGCCAGCACGCTTTCTATCAATTGATCCATCAAGGAACCAAATTGATCCCTTGTGATTTTATCGCCGCTGCCAATAGCCATAACCCGCTCGGTCAACACCACCAAATCCTGCTCTCCAACTTTTTTGCCCAAACCGAAGCCTTGATGATGGGTAAAAGCGCCGAAGTCGTGCACGCAGAATTGGAAAAAGCCGGGCTTTCGGCTACCGCTATTTCACAGCTACTCCCTTTTAAAGTCTTCGAAGGGAATCGCCCCACCAATTCGATCCTATTGGAGCAATTGACGCCTCGCAGTTTAGGAAGCCTGATCGCGCTGTATGAGCATAAGATTTTTGTCCAAGGTGCCATTTGGAATATATACAGTTTTGACCAATGGGGCGTGGAATTGGGCAAACAATTGGCCAACGGGATCTTGCCCGAATTAGAAGATGAACGATCTATTGATACCCATGATAGTTCCACCAATGGCCTCATCAATGCCTATAAGCAGATGCGGAAAAACGGATAGGAAGTCGGAAGAACCTTAGCACGGCCCTTATTTACTTGCAGGTAGTCAGGCTTCAGCGCAGCCGACATTTTTCCGTTTGGAAACATCGTGTTTTTCCTCAAACGCCACCACCCATAACCCCATGCGTTGGGTTTTCGGGCCGGCTGTCCGGCGGCATGGGCAGCCAGTCGTTGTTGGACAGTTTATTGTGGTATCATTTCCACCAGTATTTTATTTCCTGCCTTGTCATAGTAGGTGCAGGTCATCTTGTCCATACAGATTTCCCATTTTTCAATACCAAATGTCGCACACGTTTTTATGAAAGTCAGGAAGTCTGTTTTACCTTGCTGGTGTGCTACTAACTCCGCTTTAAATTCTTCGCCCCTTGAGGTATTGGCAATTGTTAATGGGTCATACTTTGCAGGCACTACTGCCATATGGTCATTAGCACCATGATAGTCAATATGTCCGTCTGTAACATATGCTTCGTAATGCGTAACACCTAATGATTTTATTTCTTTGATATAAGAAGGAAAGTCGGCACCTGATTTTACTTTGCTGTGAGCAGCTTTAATTTGTTCTACTGTAAACATTGTCTTTTCAATTTTGAGTGTTAAACGAACCATACAAAGATAGAACCCCTAAAATTCCTGCAATTATAAAAAATCGTTTTTCTACAGGAAGCGTTTAAAGTGTTCGGGAGTGCTGCCAGTAAATAGTTTAAAGTCCTTGATGAAATGGGCTTGGTCAAAAAAAGAATTGAGAATTGACAAGCCCTGCTTTCAAAGTTTAATCGAATCAACCGCCACACTATCCAATTTTTCCGGGAAAGTAACATCAAGTGAATCATCCATCATCATCTGCTTGATATATAGTGAATCATCCTTGAAGACTTGCGTAGCCTCGGCAGCATCTGTTTCAACGTACATCGGGCAGGGGAAATAAGGGGTCTCATACTCAAAATTAGTAAGCATAGGCCTTGTCCATGAACTTAGCCGCTTAAACATGGAGGCCACCATTGGCAAGGCCGTATTGGCGCCGGAGCCCAGGTAGGTGCTTTCAAAATGTACCCGTTTATCTTGTGTGCCCACCCATGCGCCAATGGCTAGCTCTGGCGAACAGGCTATAAACCAGCCATCACCGTTATTTTGGGTCGTCCCTGTTTTACCGATGATATTGTAAGGGACTTCATAGTACACAAATGCTTTTCCCGTTCCTTCCGTTAGTACTTCTGCCATCATTTGTTGCAACTTTTTGATGTTTTCCTCCGAGGCTACACGTCCCTGGTATTTTGGCTTTTCTTCAAATAAAACCTTACCATCTTCGTCCTCTATTTTCTGAATGATATAAGGCTTAATGGCATTTCCTCCGTTGGAGATACTGGCATATGCTGTCACCATTTCCATCAAACTTATATCTGCCGTACCCAGTACAATGGAGGGTACTTCGGGGATAGTTGAAGTAATACCCATCTTTTTTGCTTTTTGCTTAACCCTGGAAATGCCCGTTTTTAATTGAAGGGTCACAGAGACTGTATTGATAGAGTTAGCCAAGGCACCATGAACACTGTAGCTGCCACCATAGGAGTTGTTAGCATTCCTTGGTTTCCAATCTTCATATTTGGCGTAGGTGCGCAGGGTGTTATCGTAAAAATCACAGGGTTCAATCCCTTGTTCCAGCGCGGTCAAATAAGTAATAGGTTTAAAGGTAGAGCCTACTTGTTTAGGCGTCTGGACATTGTCTATTTGTGAAAAACCATAATCAATGCCACCCATGTAGCCAAGAATGGCACCGCTTCTGCTATTTATCGCTACAATGCCTGTATGTAATCTAAGAATGGCATTAATGATGCTATCCTGTAGCGACTGCTGTTGTTGCACATTCCCTTTTCCTATTTCCCAGTATTGCCTCGGTTGTACCGTTTTTAAAAACTGCTCGATTTCTTGATTTGATTTACCTTTTTGTCGAAGTTGTATCACGATGCTTTGCTGCGATAACAACTTTTCGATAAAGGCCTCTTTCCCGCCTTCCGTTGTGTTGCTCGCCCAATGTTCATTCATCAGTTTTTGCAGCCTATTGATATTTTTTGCCATAGCATTTTCGGCATATTTCTGAATGTTAGGCTGTAAGGTGGTGTACACCTGCAGTCCATCTTTCTCCAAATCATATATCTCCCCGTTGGGACCTGGATTTTCCTTTGCCCAGGCTTCAAAGGCTTGACGAATATATTCTTTGTAATAGCCGGAAAGGGAGGAAGCCTTATCGGGAAGATTGTATTTTAGTTCAAGCGGTATTTTGGCTGCGTCTGCTTCCTCCTGAGAAATGTCCATGTTTTTCACCATTTGTTGCAAAACAATGTTTCGGCGATTTACCGCATTTTCTGGGTTTTTTCTAGGGTTGTAATAGGATGGCGCTTTTAATACCCCGACTAAGGTGGCACACTCTGTTAAGGTCAACTTGGAGGGAACTTTACT containing:
- the pgi gene encoding glucose-6-phosphate isomerase → MLHKQNPVKTAAWAALNAHFSQVKSLEMKSLFDADKKRFERFSLSFEAMLVDFSKNRMTEETLALLLKLAAETQLEENIAAMFSGDKINETEDRAVLHVALRNRSNRSIEVDGVDVMPAVNAVLSQMKQFSTKLLSGEWKGFAGDKITDIVNIGIGGSDLGAVMVTEALKPYWQEGIQAHFVANVDGTDIAETLKGLNPATTLFIISSKTFTTQETMTNAHTARQWFLQKAGSDQHIPLHFVAVSTNLKGVKDFGIATENMFEFWDWVGGRYSLSSAIGLSIACTIGYENFEALLDGMHAMDEHFRTSPMEKNIPVILALIGIWYNNFFGAETEAILPYDQYLHRFPAYFQQGNMESNGKYVDRNGQKVTYQTGPIIWGEPGTNGQHAFYQLIHQGTKLIPCDFIAAANSHNPLGQHHQILLSNFFAQTEALMMGKSAEVVHAELEKAGLSATAISQLLPFKVFEGNRPTNSILLEQLTPRSLGSLIALYEHKIFVQGAIWNIYSFDQWGVELGKQLANGILPELEDERSIDTHDSSTNGLINAYKQMRKNG
- a CDS encoding transglycosylase domain-containing protein; translation: MNIQLQTIYKQLIERLKWLFNYVKTHPARSVGIGTLGGFSFVLLLFIATYLGLFGHIPGKKELAKLENPITSTIYGSDKKPIGQYFLQNRSNIDSTELNPYLVKALVSTEDVRFYKHAGIDYKSYARVFIKSILMQQNKGGGSTITQQIAKNIFGRKNLWLLSTPINKMRELIIARRLENVYSKNELLLLYFNTVSFGENLYGIEKASQRFYSKVPSKLTLTECATLVGVLKAPSYYNPRKNPENAVNRRNIVLQQMVKNMDISQEEADAAKIPLELKYNLPDKASSLSGYYKEYIRQAFEAWAKENPGPNGEIYDLEKDGLQVYTTLQPNIQKYAENAMAKNINRLQKLMNEHWASNTTEGGKEAFIEKLLSQQSIVIQLRQKGKSNQEIEQFLKTVQPRQYWEIGKGNVQQQQSLQDSIINAILRLHTGIVAINSRSGAILGYMGGIDYGFSQIDNVQTPKQVGSTFKPITYLTALEQGIEPCDFYDNTLRTYAKYEDWKPRNANNSYGGSYSVHGALANSINTVSVTLQLKTGISRVKQKAKKMGITSTIPEVPSIVLGTADISLMEMVTAYASISNGGNAIKPYIIQKIEDEDGKVLFEEKPKYQGRVASEENIKKLQQMMAEVLTEGTGKAFVYYEVPYNIIGKTGTTQNNGDGWFIACSPELAIGAWVGTQDKRVHFESTYLGSGANTALPMVASMFKRLSSWTRPMLTNFEYETPYFPCPMYVETDAAEATQVFKDDSLYIKQMMMDDSLDVTFPEKLDSVAVDSIKL
- a CDS encoding DUF1398 family protein; its protein translation is MFTVEQIKAAHSKVKSGADFPSYIKEIKSLGVTHYEAYVTDGHIDYHGANDHMAVVPAKYDPLTIANTSRGEEFKAELVAHQQGKTDFLTFIKTCATFGIEKWEICMDKMTCTYYDKAGNKILVEMIPQ